A region from the Halosolutus gelatinilyticus genome encodes:
- a CDS encoding nuclear transport factor 2 family protein, which translates to MTADARALVRRYYDALDDQEYEALEAVLAPAFVQRRPDRSFENRDAFIRFMREGRPNPDTRHEITAIVADEGRAAACGRVVDTAADRSLFEFADFFDIEGDRIVRIETYSR; encoded by the coding sequence ATGACCGCGGACGCGAGGGCTCTCGTACGCCGGTACTACGACGCCCTCGACGACCAGGAGTACGAGGCGCTCGAGGCGGTGCTCGCACCCGCGTTCGTCCAGCGGCGACCCGATCGGAGCTTCGAGAACCGCGACGCCTTCATCCGGTTCATGCGAGAGGGCCGTCCGAACCCCGACACGCGCCACGAGATAACCGCGATCGTCGCGGACGAGGGTCGAGCGGCCGCTTGCGGTCGCGTCGTGGATACCGCCGCGGATCGATCGCTGTTCGAATTCGCCGACTTCTTCGACATCGAGGGCGATCGGATCGTTCGGATCGAGACGTACTCGCGGTGA